The Triticum aestivum cultivar Chinese Spring chromosome 7B, IWGSC CS RefSeq v2.1, whole genome shotgun sequence genome window below encodes:
- the LOC123158694 gene encoding uncharacterized protein: protein MSSSDVSAMPAANHEGHSLAGPAPPPAPVVHKRKPGRPQEKSPPPAATREELESRESREGPLKVLALPAPGARRAYVVSDDKMMDRNEITPVVRRRKPGRPQEKSPPPAATREELESRESREGPLKVLALPAPGAPRTHAVSGDKMMRRARAPTRHANTVSDDKMVSRARAPTLHANHVSDDKMMDKNEMAPVQGVPRMRGSIASSSAVGGVESEGLASLEAGEMAPRGVQVSMINNHNFDLNELPTEHE from the exons ATGTCTAGCTCcgacgtcagtgccatgcccgcaGCCAACCACGAGGGGCACAGCCTAGCGGGCCCCGCCCCGCCCCCTGCGCCGGTGGTTCACAAGCGCAAGCCCGGGAGACCCCAGGAGAAAAGCCCGCCCCCAGCGGCCACCAGAGAGGAGCTGGAATCCAGGGAGTCCCGGGAAGGACCCTTGAAGGTGCTTGCGCTCCCGGCGCCAGGGGCCCGGCGTGCTTATGTTGTCTCGGATGACAAGATG ATGGACAGGAACGAGATAACGCCGGTGGTTCGCAGGCGCAAGCCCGGGAGACCCCAGGAGAAAAGCCCGCCCCCAGCGGCCACCAGAGAGGAGCTGGAATCCCGGGAGTCCCGGGAaggccccttgaaggtgcttgcaCTCCCGGCGCCAGGGGCCCCGCGTACTCACGCTGTCTCCGGCGACAAGATGATGAGACGCGCTCGCGCCCCCACCCGGCATGCAAACACTGTCTCCGACGACAAGATGGTGAGCCGCGCTCGCGCCCCCACCCTGCATGCAAACCATGTCTCCGATGACAAGATG ATGGACAAGAACGAGATGGCGCCGGTCCAGGGGGTGCCGCGCATGCGAGGGAGCATCGCGTCGTCAAGTGCGGTTG GTGGGGTCGAGAGTGAAGGACTGGCGAGCTTGGAAGCAGGGGAAATGGCACCTCGAGGGGTTCAGGTCTCCATGATCAATAACCACAATTTTGATCTGAATGAGCTGCCGACTGAGCATGAGTAG